Within the Leptospirales bacterium genome, the region AATGGATTCCAGCCAGGGCAATACAGATTCGGCATCCTCGGCGGCCGGCGGAGAACAAGATGCGCGCAAGCTTCTAGCTCTGAATCCGCGGGACGCAGATCTCGTCTTCAGCTCGCAAAGCAGCTACGGCGGAGCGCTGGGCGATGACTTTCGCGAGCATGTAAAGACCCTCGGTCAGATCTATCAAGCGATCCAGCGATATCTCTCCGGCGCGATTCGTCGGGAAAACGTCTACTATCCTGAGCTACAGGATGTCTCTCGAGAGCTGGCGGCTTACAAGCGCAGCGTCAGCGATAAGATCCCCATGCCAACCGAGGAGCAGTTGTTCAAGCACTGCATCTGTCTGGCCGCCCAGGATCCGCCGTTCATTCATATTCTACGGGAGCCGCAGCTGGCGGGAAAGATGACCATCGGATTCGCTACGCGCTTTGTCGCGCCGACGCCCAAGCATCTGGACAAGGTAGTTGTGGGCTATCGCAGCACCATTACGATTGGGCTGAACGTATTGAGGTCCTTTGTTCAGTCGCCGGATTTCGGATTTGACTATGCCTCCTGGTTTGCGGCGGCGCGCGAGCCCGCGGAGGTTCCTCTGCAACAGGGTCGCGCCGACGCTATGCTCCGCAAAATGATGATCGAGGAACGCAGTTTCTCGACGGTCACTGGCTATGATGTTGCCAATTTGCGTCGCGTCAACGGGGAGCTTGGCCGTCGCCTCTATCGACCGCTGGTTACTACGGCTGTCAGAGAGCGCGTCCTTCTGGCCATCGGCTGCGAAGATTTGCGCAACTCAGGAATGGCTGGCGCTGACCGCTTCACGGACATTATTCTGTTCAATCCGGAGCCGGAAATTCGCAATCGCCTGGCTGCGCTGACAGCTTCGATGAAGCCGGACTGGCTGGCGGGCCTGATCGGCGGCGACGAATTGAGGCTGCTCGATGCTCAGCTGAAGTCGAGCCAGATCAACCAGCTGGAATACTTTGAGTCGACCGCAAGGGCGGCGCTCGAGCAGCGTAAAAAGGAATCAGAAGCCGCGCGCGATGCGCCTTTGCTCGTCGAAGTATTGAAGCTCAGCTCATGGCTGCGCGCACGCGATAAGCAGAGCGCCAAAGAAGCGGAGCTGCGAGAGGCGCGCGACATAGTGAAGAAAATACAGGCGGCCGGCACGCTTTTTCGGCTGCGCGACCACCGACGTCTGGGCGCCAATGAGCAATTTGTTCGCTTGATGTTGCGCGGTCGAGTTCCGGGCGTTCTGGCGGTAACCGATCCTTTTATTCCGCCCAATGATATCCCGGCCGACTTCGATCTCAATGAAGCGGAAAATATATACGTAATCTACAAAGATCGAAAAATCACTGCAAAGGCGATAGAAACCGCCATCGAACTTTTTGAGAAAACTGGCGATAAGGGATTGCTCTTTTCGCTGGAAGAACTGCTGGGCGTTGGCCGCGTTGGAGAAGCGGAACTGAAAGAATATGTCGCGCCGGTCTTTCTGGAAAAGTTAAAGCGCGCTGGTAACGAGGCGCTGACCGCGCAGCTGCCGTGGTGGTCGCGTCTGTTTATGTGGATTACCAGCTCCGAACTCGACGAAATCAGTGCACGCCGAATGCGAGCAGAAATGTATGCGCGAAACGCTCGTCGAGCGGACCGTATTACCAGCGGTAGAAGGCGCGACGCGCAGCAAAAGGCGGCCAGCGACACGCGCAAGCTGGCTCGAGAACGCGTAGATCGAAAAGAACGCGAGGAATCCGGCGTTATCGAAGCGCTGGATGATGCCGGCAAGCGCGGCCTGGACTTGTTGCGAGAGCGTCTGGATCTTACATGGGACCGCGGACTTTTTCCAGTAAAAGAGGACCTGCAACGCATTGTGCAGGGCGAGGGCGGTGCGGCTGCCGGAAAGTTGCTTGGCCTGATCGATGTTGGCGCCGCATCGGTCCGCGAAGTGCTGCGGATTCCAGTGGCCGGCGGTCTGGATGTCTACGCGACCCGAACTTATCTCACGCGGAATAAGGCTGAGTTGCTCAGTCGCTGTGAAACGAAGCTGCGCAATGAACCTGCGGCTGCCAGCCGCGATGAGCTTGTGGCCAGGCACAATGCTAGGCAACGGGATGTGTACGAGGGACTGATGCTCTTTCTTAAGAAACTCTGAGCGGCGCAGCCCGGATTGTCCGCTGTGGCGGGACGGTGCAAGAGGCGAGTGAAGCAGATCTTATTTGGTATTGATAGATCCGCCCCTGATTCCTCAGGGCAATCGTCGGGCGTTGCGCTGCACGCTCAGAACTTACTGGCTCAACCGAATCAAATTGTCCCGCGTCAATTGCGAAACGCTGCTGGCGAAGAGGTCTCCGCGCTGAACAACCTCGCCCTCAAAGGCCTCGATCAAGTACTGTTCGAAACTCTTCTCCCGGTTGCCGGGCTGCGTCTCCACGCCTTTCCCCGGAAGACTCTCTCGCTTTCTCCGGTGAAACACCGGATTTTCCATTTGCTTCACTACCATGGGTGTCGCCTCCACCTACTCATTTGACGGCTTACCCTGTCCCCGTGTTTATGTCTCTTTGCCTAATTTACCACGGATTTTCAGGTCTTGCAAGCGTCACGTAATAATTTTCTGTCACATTAAATATCGAACTACTATACGGACGTCAACTACAAAATATTTGTTTGGCCATTGCCCGATGGCCAAAAATTTGGGCCGGAGATCCCGGCCCGCAAGTGGCCTCTTGTCCTGATCGGGGCCGCCTGACGGCCGCACCCTGATCCAGCTGCAGTATAGCAGAGTAGTGCGACAAACGAGCGCGCGCGCCGATACAGGTAAGGTGCAGCGCTATCTTCTAGCCCGGGCGGCGATTCTGTTCGCGCTGGTCTTGCCGCTTGTGGTCAGTCAGGCGCAGAGTCCGTCGCAACCAGACCCTGCTATCCCCGCTGCTGCCGGCGGGCCATTGCGTCAGGGGCAGACGGATCGCTGGGAATTTGTTGCGCTGGGCGAAGTAGTCGCCGTGCAGAAAAACATGGGAGTGATGCGTGTGGCCGGTCCCGAACCGGCTCTGCTGCGCCGCCGCAATGAGTCCGCCTTGCGTGATTTTTTTCTGCGAGAGAATCCCGAACTTACGATCTTGAATCAGGGCGGGCTTGTCGCCGGACGATTTTCCTGTACCCGAGTTGTGGTTGAGGGCTTGCCGGGCGGCCGGGACATCATCTTGCACGGCTACTTTGAGGCGGCTGACGGCAATGAACTGCGGGTGCTTGCTGTTGGCCACAGCGCCGGGCTCTACCGCCATCCTCCCGGCTATTTGCCGCCGCCGGCCTCCGGGATTCGGCCGCGCCAGCCACACGCCGAGATACGTCATCCGATCGATGGAAAATGGATGGTCTATATCCCGGAGGAGTATATCGTCTTCGGGCAGGGCGACGATGCCGAAGCAGATAATTTCAATCCGCAGTTTTATTCGCGCACTGCGGCCAATCTCACGAAAGTTAAGCCTTTCTATATTGATCGCTACGAAGTAACTAACGCCGAGTACCTTCGATTTCTACAGGCCAGCAGTCATCCCGCCCCGCCGGCCTGGGCCGCAAATGGCGGCCGATTTCCCGATGGGCAGCAAGATCATCCGATTACTGTGGCCAGCTACGCCGATGCCGAGGCCTATGCGCGCTGGAGCGGCAAACGTTTGCCCGTCGAACT harbors:
- a CDS encoding formylglycine-generating enzyme family protein, which produces MRQTSARADTGKVQRYLLARAAILFALVLPLVVSQAQSPSQPDPAIPAAAGGPLRQGQTDRWEFVALGEVVAVQKNMGVMRVAGPEPALLRRRNESALRDFFLRENPELTILNQGGLVAGRFSCTRVVVEGLPGGRDIILHGYFEAADGNELRVLAVGHSAGLYRHPPGYLPPPASGIRPRQPHAEIRHPIDGKWMVYIPEEYIVFGQGDDAEADNFNPQFYSRTAANLTKVKPFYIDRYEVTNAEYLRFLQASSHPAPPAWAANGGRFPDGQQDHPITVASYADAEAYARWSGKRLPVELEWELAARGGLAVLARRFGREGMNRRPQLYPTGDEFFADRCNTLESGRGSAVSVYEMHDESPYGVIGMCGNAREWTSSWYQAYPGSRLRNAAGAAGRIFKVIRGGSFAQRFEFARSDTRDYGGLPTLAADRSAGFRLVLGAQ